TACCAAAGATATGTAGGCTTTCCGGATCAGCGCTATCGGTATCATTGATGAACACCCGGAGTTGCTGCACGTAAGATTTCACGTTCGCTAAGAATTGTAGGTGTCGTTCAAAGCCTGTTCCCGCGAAGGCTTCAAGGAGATGCTGGAAAATCGTGACAGGGGAAAGACGGGTGATGGCACGCGCTCGGTTCACCTGAGAAACTCGCTGGTTTAAACGTTCTTCGTGCAAGCGTTCCTGCTGTTCGGCGTCTTTGATAACGTATTCGCCTGACAATTGTATGCTTTTCACCGAATCGTCAGGAGGTCTATACCGATATCTCCCGTATTCTTCTCCAAGTTCTTCGTGAAGTTGCCAAGAGCGTTCCGAAAATCCGAAAGTGGGCCTGGGCGATGCAGAGCCACCTGCAATAGATGCAAGGGTGCTCGGCATAAAGACCACAAGGGTAACCCAAACCAATAGAAGGATCACAAGACTGACTGCACTTCGCTGCACACGCGTCGACACTAACAGCCCTAAAGCGAGAAACAGACATGTGTATAGAAACGCGATACCGAAGATGATACCTAAACGTCCCCATGCGTCTGCCCCGAGATGAACCTCACTTGACGTGGAGATCACCAACAGATTCACCAACACGGCAAGTGTAAACGGGATGTTAACACTTATTAATGCGCCCCAAAATTTGCCAATGAGTACTGTGTGCCGTGGAATTGAATTCGCCAAGGTCAGTCTTAAGGTGCCACGCTCGCGCTCACCGGAAATGGAATCGAAGGTAAATAGAAGCGCGACGAGACTTAAGACGTAGCCGATGATGAACCCCCAGTCTACTTTGGTGACATCTGGGTGGACATTGGCCAGATTGGAGGTGACCGATGGATATACCAATATCCAGAAACTTTTTAATCTGTCGGTGCTCCAACGATGGCGTCCGCCTTCTGCGCGATTTGACAAAAACGCTTCACCGCCCTCTGCACAGAAGCGGAGCGGAGACGGTTTCTTGTGGAGGTCGCCAGGACCCTGTTGCGCGAGTTCATATAAACCGTTCTCGGCATGAGATGTTAAGCGAGCTTGATATTCAGCGACAGCATCCCGATATTTCTGAACCCGCTTCGGGTGTTCCCGGAGATGTATAATCGCGTTGGTTAACATCAGACCTAGCAATAACAAAGTTGCCAGCGCAAACCGGAGACTATTTAGGTTATCGTAGAGTTCGCGTTTCGCTATATGCCACATTTTATTAGTTATCAGTTGTCAGTCGTCAGTTACCAGTTACCAGAGGCGTTGGTTAAGGGAAAGTCTCTTAACTGGACACTGGAAACTTCTTTACTGAAAACCATCCTACACTTCGGTTTTGATAAAAATCAGAAATATTACAATGAAAAGTGCGACATTCATCATGAGCAAAAGGCAGACCTCTGGTAGTGCCCGCTTTGCATTTGTGTCGATATCCACCCTTTGAAAAGAGAATTGAGGCAGACCGCTCCAATCCGCCGCCCCTTTGTCCGAAGAGAACCATTGTCGAGCCCCGAACGCCTCTTTATCGTAGAGATAGTCAATCACCTGTTGTCTATAGTGTCTCGCGGTCTCGAAAAAATCTCTGACCCCGCGCAAATCCGTGCCTGCCCATGCTTGCGTTGTTGCATCATAAAGTCCGACTGGCGAAAGTTTCAACCAAAGTCTTTCCACATTTGCAGGGTGAATATAGATATCTTCGAGTGCAGGCTTGCGAATGAGCCATGTCCGGTCGGCTGTACTGATAATCTGGGATCCGAGGAAACGGAAATGCTTCTGGGCATGCGGCATCTTGCGTTCATCTTTCTCACCAAACCCATCAAACTCCATAACACTTTCATAGGTGTACAGGAGCGAATGAGGGTTGTCCCAAAAGTAAGCGTGGCGGGATCCCCATCCCCTGAGTTCAAGCCCCCAATCTTCCCCTGGGAAATCGTCAGTGGCAAGGAAGTGTTTCCGCTCTCTGTCGAATTCCTCCCACATCTGTTCGATGCGATTGAAATTGGATGTCGTGCGCGCTTGTAGGTTATCGTGGCGCGGGATCACAGTTAGAATCACATTCGGATACACCAGCACCAAAAATCCCCAGACGAACATAGAGAGCATCAATGCGGTGCCGGTTCTACGCGTTGCCACCGAAATCAACAGTCCGATGAGGTAGAATACGGAAAGATACGCGATAGATGCGAAAACAATCCCACTGATCCGTAGGAAATCATCGATATTCAGGGAAATAGTGGTAGACATCACCAGCAGAATCACTGAGAGAAGTAAGCTTATCAGCAGTGGCACCAGCAGGCAGAGCATCGCACCGATGTATTTGGCAAACAGGATGTATCCACGTCCAATGGAATGTGTGAGGACTAAACGCAGTGTCCCGTGCTCGTATTCTCCCGCTAGTGCGTCGTAGGCGAAAATCAGCGCCATTAGACTCAGGATCACCTGAAGGATAAAGACAATATCCATTGAGGCGAACATATCCATGAACGGATTGTCCGAGCCGTGCATGCCTGCATCCCAGAGGGTTGGAACAAATCCGTGTGTCACTAAAACCTCGTTTCCGAGCCGTTTATCGAACCCGGTACTGAGGATGCTCAATGGATTCGGGGGGCGATCGACGTGCAATTTCTCCATTCCTGCGGAATATGTCCCCTTCTCTTGGAGTTGCCGCTGATGCATTTTGACAGCGGCGGTGTGGCCCGCCAAGCGTCGCTCATAATCCTCTATAAGCACAACGGTATTGGCGACGACAAGCAGGAGGGTGATGAAAACGGCTGCGGCGAAGCGGAATGTCATCAGATTGTCGAGGAGTTCTCGACGGATGAGTGTTAGTAGCATCTATTACACCTCAACGCGCACAAAGGCGAGATACGCTCCCGACAGAAGCACCATCACAAACAGCGTCA
The DNA window shown above is from Candidatus Poribacteria bacterium and carries:
- a CDS encoding ABC transporter permease subunit, coding for MWHIAKRELYDNLNSLRFALATLLLLGLMLTNAIIHLREHPKRVQKYRDAVAEYQARLTSHAENGLYELAQQGPGDLHKKPSPLRFCAEGGEAFLSNRAEGGRHRWSTDRLKSFWILVYPSVTSNLANVHPDVTKVDWGFIIGYVLSLVALLFTFDSISGERERGTLRLTLANSIPRHTVLIGKFWGALISVNIPFTLAVLVNLLVISTSSEVHLGADAWGRLGIIFGIAFLYTCLFLALGLLVSTRVQRSAVSLVILLLVWVTLVVFMPSTLASIAGGSASPRPTFGFSERSWQLHEELGEEYGRYRYRPPDDSVKSIQLSGEYVIKDAEQQERLHEERLNQRVSQVNRARAITRLSPVTIFQHLLEAFAGTGFERHLQFLANVKSYVQQLRVFINDTDSADPESLHIFGIREGMSQKPVSPEAVPKFEDTLSLSKDFNAAAVDLLLLTLFVIVLLSGAYLAFVRVEV
- a CDS encoding ABC transporter permease subunit yields the protein MLLTLIRRELLDNLMTFRFAAAVFITLLLVVANTVVLIEDYERRLAGHTAAVKMHQRQLQEKGTYSAGMEKLHVDRPPNPLSILSTGFDKRLGNEVLVTHGFVPTLWDAGMHGSDNPFMDMFASMDIVFILQVILSLMALIFAYDALAGEYEHGTLRLVLTHSIGRGYILFAKYIGAMLCLLVPLLISLLLSVILLVMSTTISLNIDDFLRISGIVFASIAYLSVFYLIGLLISVATRRTGTALMLSMFVWGFLVLVYPNVILTVIPRHDNLQARTTSNFNRIEQMWEEFDRERKHFLATDDFPGEDWGLELRGWGSRHAYFWDNPHSLLYTYESVMEFDGFGEKDERKMPHAQKHFRFLGSQIISTADRTWLIRKPALEDIYIHPANVERLWLKLSPVGLYDATTQAWAGTDLRGVRDFFETARHYRQQVIDYLYDKEAFGARQWFSSDKGAADWSGLPQFSFQRVDIDTNAKRALPEVCLLLMMNVALFIVIFLIFIKTEV